CTGAAATGAAATTTCCGGATGGGTTTGGAACTACCAACAATCTTTCTGCAACTGAATTGGGAGAACTAGGTTGAATTAAATTCGTTCCTATTCCATTGCAATCAACGTATAGTTCAAAGTTATCGATAAAATAAATAGCATAATTGTTTGGGTTGGCTTCTGGATTAACGATGGTTCGATTCGTGTTGGCATCATTTCTGAAATTACCGATTGTAATGTAATTTAATACTTCAGTAGGGGTAAATGAAAATGTATACTGTACCCAAGAAGTATCTGAAATTTGATTGGTTACTTCAAACTGAGGGTTAGCATTAATTAATTGATAATCTACTTGTGTTAATGCAGAATCTGTAAAAGCTATACCTAATCCATCAGTAACATATTTGCAAATATTGTTAACTCCATTTGTTACCCAAAATGAACCGGTGTACGTAACATCAGGAACCAACGGATAAAGTAATTTTGCTGAAACATATTCCCTGAAATCTGAATAGTTTTGATTATAGGTCGCTAGGCAT
This portion of the Bacteroidia bacterium genome encodes:
- a CDS encoding T9SS type A sorting domain-containing protein, whose translation is MKKLLTLCILAVGFYSSHAQTNLIINGNLDSATVCPNSNSQINRCYNWTNPNNHYTQGLWGSPDYFNVCGSNGYAPPFCGWAEVSPQSGDGMICLATYNQNYSDFREYVSAKLLYPLVPDVTYTGSFWVTNGVNNICKYVTDGLGIAFTDSALTQVDYQLINANPQFEVTNQISDTSWVQYTFSFTPTEVLNYITIGNFRNDANTNRTIVNPEANPNNYAIYFIDNFELYVDCNGIGTNLIQPSSPNSVAERLLVVPNPSGNFISANFKGKKIETIQILDLNGKLIQEDSKAEDIYIGNLSKGMYIVKAINGNWQASTKFVKE